One Mycolicibacterium goodii genomic region harbors:
- a CDS encoding oxygenase MpaB family protein has translation MERKRTPAELADLLTVVGLTNQVANIIMQLALPGVGHGVNESRVVSGSPRRRPVKRARTTGQYLALAVMGSDEDRDAYRRELAIVHAAVHSTPDSPVRYSGNAQRLQKWVAACLFRYYLDQYTLLYGPLDTATLDRLTVAAAPLATGVNVKDGDWPQTWAEFARYWEQQKSELSIAPEVREDLISLADLSFLEEAWGKPVRIVTRPLGGLFSFGTRGSLPPEFRELMGWTWSDADQRRYQLLLRALRLIDLVNPFVLKCFYRAYIVDLRLRRQLDRYPLTPILGKLEVLDKSINEKSAV, from the coding sequence ATGGAGCGCAAGCGCACGCCGGCGGAGCTGGCGGATCTGTTGACCGTGGTGGGCCTGACGAATCAGGTGGCAAACATCATCATGCAGCTGGCGCTGCCCGGCGTCGGCCATGGTGTCAACGAGAGTCGCGTGGTTTCGGGGAGTCCGCGACGTCGCCCCGTCAAACGGGCGCGAACCACCGGTCAGTACCTTGCGTTGGCCGTGATGGGAAGTGACGAGGACCGCGACGCCTATCGTCGCGAACTCGCGATCGTCCACGCGGCCGTGCATTCCACGCCGGACAGCCCGGTTCGCTACAGCGGCAACGCGCAGCGGCTCCAGAAGTGGGTTGCCGCATGCCTGTTCCGGTATTACCTCGACCAGTACACACTGCTGTACGGACCGCTGGACACCGCCACACTGGACCGTCTGACGGTCGCGGCGGCACCGCTCGCGACCGGTGTCAACGTCAAAGACGGCGACTGGCCGCAGACATGGGCAGAGTTCGCTCGGTATTGGGAGCAGCAGAAAAGCGAGCTGTCCATCGCGCCGGAGGTCCGGGAAGACCTGATCTCACTGGCCGATCTGAGCTTCCTGGAAGAGGCCTGGGGTAAGCCGGTCCGGATCGTCACGCGACCACTGGGCGGACTGTTCTCCTTCGGCACCCGGGGCAGCCTGCCGCCGGAGTTCCGCGAACTAATGGGTTGGACCTGGAGCGACGCCGATCAACGTCGATACCAACTGTTGCTCAGGGCCCTACGCCTCATCGACCTCGTCAACCCGTTCGTGCTGAAGTGCTTCTACCGCGCCTACATCGTCGATCTGCGCCTGCGTCGACAGTTGGACCGGTACCCGTTGACCCCGATCCTCGGCAAGCTCGAAGTGCTCGACAAATCGATCAACGAGAAATCAGCTGTCTGA
- a CDS encoding sugar phosphate isomerase/epimerase family protein: MSEQIGTQHLSLHHLTRLDATPFELVEAAAEGGFDMCGVRIVPVDQGEAVFDLVRDPDMRRRFARHLHGNGVRLLDVEAVWIRPDTDLASLDPALQTTAELGADYVLTVGYDHDRTRLVDTLGQFADRAAEYGLTLPIEFITYSAITSLADAVDVTRAVGRDNLAILVDFLQFFRAGAEWDILAGIPASALPYAQISDGRSAAPRTVEALRLEARSARMIPGTGELDLKRLISALPAGIPLSVEAPTVELAERPLGQAARILGEAMRRLLAISATTSRP; encoded by the coding sequence ATGTCCGAACAGATTGGAACGCAGCATCTTTCGCTGCACCACCTCACGAGACTCGACGCCACGCCGTTCGAACTGGTTGAGGCGGCAGCCGAGGGTGGATTCGACATGTGCGGTGTGCGCATCGTCCCGGTGGATCAGGGTGAGGCGGTGTTCGACCTCGTCCGCGACCCGGACATGCGTCGCCGCTTCGCACGCCACCTGCACGGCAACGGCGTGCGACTTCTCGATGTCGAAGCGGTGTGGATCCGGCCGGATACCGACCTGGCCAGCCTCGATCCTGCGCTTCAGACCACCGCGGAGTTGGGCGCCGATTACGTTCTGACCGTCGGCTACGACCACGACCGGACCAGGCTGGTCGACACCCTGGGCCAGTTCGCGGACCGCGCCGCCGAGTACGGGTTGACGCTACCGATCGAGTTCATCACCTATTCGGCGATCACCAGCCTCGCCGACGCCGTGGACGTGACACGCGCCGTCGGCCGCGACAACCTGGCGATACTCGTCGACTTCCTGCAGTTCTTCCGCGCCGGGGCCGAGTGGGACATCCTTGCCGGCATTCCCGCGTCGGCACTGCCGTATGCACAGATCAGCGACGGTCGGTCGGCGGCCCCACGCACGGTGGAAGCGCTGCGCCTGGAGGCCAGGTCGGCGCGCATGATCCCCGGCACCGGCGAACTCGATCTCAAGCGGCTCATCTCTGCCCTGCCCGCAGGTATCCCCCTGTCGGTCGAGGCGCCGACGGTGGAACTCGCCGAACGGCCGCTGGGACAAGCCGCCCGCATCCTGGGAGAGGCGATGCGCCGACTCCTTGCAATATCTGCCACGACGTCCCGGCCGTAA
- a CDS encoding nuclear transport factor 2 family protein — MPNTDLDRIAIRQLIENWAVWRDAGDWERFATVWHPVDGWMSATWFQGPATEFIEQSRRGFDAGVSILHFLGGHTADIADDRAVAQTKMTIGQRAVVDGVEVDVTCTGRFYDFIARYGDRWTIVRRQPIYEKDRLDVVDPSATLALDTDLLARFPLGYRHLGYLQTKSGFTVKLGLPGLTGEAVERLYQEGEKWLAGSQTAGDPR; from the coding sequence ATGCCGAACACAGACTTGGATCGAATCGCGATCCGCCAACTGATCGAGAACTGGGCGGTGTGGCGCGACGCCGGAGACTGGGAGCGGTTCGCGACGGTGTGGCATCCCGTCGACGGATGGATGAGCGCGACATGGTTCCAGGGGCCCGCGACGGAGTTCATCGAGCAGAGCCGCCGCGGTTTCGACGCAGGCGTTTCCATCCTGCATTTCCTCGGTGGGCACACCGCCGACATCGCCGACGATCGCGCGGTCGCGCAGACCAAGATGACGATCGGTCAACGGGCCGTGGTGGACGGTGTGGAGGTGGACGTCACCTGTACGGGCCGCTTCTACGATTTCATCGCCCGGTATGGCGACCGCTGGACCATCGTGCGGCGCCAGCCCATCTACGAGAAGGACCGGCTCGATGTGGTGGATCCGTCGGCGACGCTCGCCTTGGACACCGATCTGCTGGCCAGATTCCCGCTCGGATATCGCCACCTGGGTTATCTGCAGACGAAGTCGGGTTTCACGGTCAAGCTGGGCTTACCAGGTTTGACGGGGGAAGCGGTCGAGCGTCTCTATCAAGAAGGCGAGAAGTGGTTGGCCGGTTCGCAGACCGCGGGGGATCCGCGATGA
- a CDS encoding dioxygenase: MTITGLHEQNSADVVVDSFRDTPDERLKTVLSSLVEHLHAFVKDVEPTHLEWEQAIAFLTAVGHMCDDTRQEFVLLSDVLGVSMLVDAINNRRSETATDTTVLGPFHMVSSPARELGANISLDAVGEPCVFAGQVRSVDGTPLAGARVDVWQANGAGFYDVQQPDLQPERNLRGLFVADHDGRFWLRTVVPRFYPIPDDGPVGKLLAATKRHPNRPAHIHVIAEADGHAPVTTHVFVEDSPYLDSDTVFGVKESLIRPVVLVDDPRRADQYEVANPFQLIEFDVILDPVAS, encoded by the coding sequence ATGACCATCACCGGGTTACACGAACAGAACTCGGCTGACGTGGTTGTGGACAGCTTCCGTGACACCCCCGACGAGCGACTCAAGACCGTGCTGAGCAGCCTCGTCGAGCATCTGCACGCATTCGTCAAAGACGTCGAGCCGACGCACCTCGAGTGGGAACAGGCGATTGCGTTCCTGACCGCGGTGGGGCACATGTGCGACGACACCCGTCAGGAGTTCGTTCTGCTCTCGGATGTGCTGGGTGTGTCGATGCTCGTCGATGCGATCAACAACCGCAGATCCGAGACCGCCACCGACACCACGGTTCTCGGGCCCTTCCACATGGTCTCCTCACCGGCGCGTGAGCTCGGCGCCAACATCTCACTCGACGCCGTGGGCGAGCCGTGTGTGTTCGCGGGTCAGGTGCGGTCGGTGGACGGGACTCCCTTGGCCGGCGCCCGCGTGGACGTTTGGCAGGCCAACGGTGCGGGCTTCTACGACGTCCAGCAACCCGACCTGCAGCCGGAACGCAACCTGCGCGGCCTGTTCGTCGCGGACCACGACGGTCGCTTCTGGCTGCGGACGGTGGTACCGCGTTTCTACCCGATCCCGGATGACGGACCGGTCGGGAAACTACTGGCAGCCACGAAGCGGCATCCCAACCGGCCGGCCCACATCCACGTGATCGCCGAGGCCGACGGGCATGCGCCGGTGACCACCCACGTATTCGTCGAGGACAGTCCGTATCTGGACTCCGACACCGTGTTCGGGGTGAAGGAGTCGTTGATCCGGCCGGTGGTGCTGGTCGATGACCCGCGCCGCGCCGACCAGTATGAAGTGGCCAACCCGTTCCAGCTCATCGAGTTCGACGTCATACTGGACCCGGTCGCCTCATGA
- a CDS encoding maleylacetate reductase: MMRDFVHENRPVRVVFATGATQFLPREVTRLQLRRLFVVCTPGQAALAAAVTTPLGPAVAAIHPRAAMHVPRAVADAAVAAARSVDADGCLAIGGGSAIGLAKAVARDTGIPIIAVPTTYAGSEMTTVFGVTDAGRKSTGRDDRVLPAVVIYDPQLTVSLPSATAVVSGFNAIAHAAEALYAPDCSPVTALVAVESVRALAEALPRVAADPGDLDARSEALYGAWLAGTALGATTMSLHHQLCHILGGTFDLPHAETHTAVLPHVLALNLTAAPHARNALRRALDTADPAARLFELARNLGAEMALKNLGMPEDGLQAVVRQALKAPYHNPVAVTETELRLLLGNAFAGIAARTESTQR; this comes from the coding sequence ATGATGCGCGACTTCGTCCACGAAAACCGCCCGGTACGCGTGGTTTTCGCGACCGGTGCCACACAATTCCTACCGCGTGAAGTCACGCGGTTACAGCTGCGCAGGCTGTTCGTCGTGTGCACGCCAGGGCAGGCCGCGCTTGCTGCCGCGGTCACCACACCGCTGGGACCGGCCGTCGCCGCCATCCACCCGCGCGCGGCGATGCACGTCCCGCGTGCGGTCGCCGACGCGGCCGTCGCCGCCGCCCGCAGTGTGGACGCCGACGGTTGCCTGGCCATCGGTGGTGGATCGGCGATCGGCCTGGCCAAGGCCGTTGCCAGGGACACGGGCATCCCGATCATCGCCGTACCCACGACATACGCCGGTTCCGAGATGACGACGGTGTTCGGTGTGACCGACGCGGGCCGCAAGAGCACGGGCCGCGACGACCGCGTGCTGCCCGCCGTGGTGATCTACGACCCGCAACTCACCGTATCGCTGCCATCCGCGACGGCCGTCGTGAGCGGATTCAATGCGATCGCGCATGCCGCGGAGGCACTGTACGCACCGGACTGCTCACCGGTGACAGCGTTGGTGGCCGTCGAGTCGGTGCGGGCCCTCGCGGAGGCATTACCCCGTGTCGCCGCCGACCCGGGCGATCTCGACGCCAGGTCCGAAGCCCTCTACGGCGCCTGGCTGGCAGGGACGGCGCTCGGGGCGACCACGATGTCGTTGCACCATCAGCTGTGCCACATCCTCGGGGGCACATTCGATCTGCCCCATGCCGAGACCCACACCGCCGTCCTGCCGCACGTGCTGGCACTCAACCTCACGGCCGCACCACACGCCCGCAACGCCCTGCGGCGTGCGCTCGACACAGCCGACCCGGCCGCGCGCTTGTTCGAACTGGCCCGGAATCTCGGCGCCGAGATGGCGCTGAAGAACCTCGGTATGCCCGAGGACGGACTGCAAGCCGTTGTGCGACAGGCGCTCAAAGCGCCATACCACAACCCGGTAGCGGTCACCGAAACCGAACTGCGTCTTCTCCTCGGCAACGCCTTCGCGGGCATCGCCGCCCGAACCGAATCCACTCAACGATAA
- a CDS encoding MFS transporter: MSVPATLELQTVIDRHPVGRLQRRVLLLCLGVLILDGIDVAVVSFIAPSLIADWGISKAQLGPVVTSGLLGLAVGSLIAGPLADRFGRRKIIIGSLVFFGLMSAATALSSGVLEFSILRVLTGFGLGAAMPNATTLVSEYAPARRRSAMMAITYCGMTLGSAVAGYLTSVIVEIASWHWVLVVGGVLPLIYAVVVAVALPESPKYLARIPERKAELNSLMGRVVPESIPAGTQFVLDEPPTGRRAPFVALLSRRFRLGTLTIWIGFIAAFFIVYLMNSWLPILMTDVGFALSTAATIGLLLQVGGTIGNIGIGWLMDRFGLHRIVAIGMGCAGVLLALIAVAPQQVVVIGVLIFVLGMFTNSVATGFPILSAAFYPTAIRATGTSWATGVARFGAIAGAAAGTVLVAFGMHYQQVFLALLIPVAVCIAAVVAKGRCARTAGGVHLPSPRSTEAQLPA; encoded by the coding sequence ATGTCAGTGCCCGCCACGCTCGAGCTCCAGACCGTCATCGACCGCCATCCCGTCGGACGGCTCCAACGCCGAGTGCTGCTGCTGTGTCTCGGTGTGCTCATCCTCGACGGAATCGATGTCGCCGTCGTGAGTTTCATCGCCCCCTCGCTGATCGCGGACTGGGGCATCAGCAAGGCGCAGCTAGGCCCGGTGGTCACCAGCGGGTTGCTGGGCCTGGCGGTCGGGTCATTGATCGCCGGCCCGCTGGCGGACCGGTTCGGCCGTCGCAAGATCATCATCGGGTCGCTGGTGTTCTTCGGTCTGATGAGCGCCGCCACGGCCCTGTCGAGTGGAGTTCTCGAGTTCTCGATACTGCGGGTGCTGACCGGATTCGGTCTGGGCGCGGCCATGCCGAACGCGACGACGTTGGTCTCCGAGTACGCACCGGCACGGAGACGCAGCGCGATGATGGCGATCACGTACTGCGGTATGACGTTGGGCTCGGCGGTGGCCGGCTACCTCACGAGCGTCATCGTGGAGATCGCGAGCTGGCACTGGGTCCTGGTCGTCGGGGGTGTGCTCCCGCTGATCTACGCCGTGGTGGTCGCCGTCGCGTTGCCGGAGTCGCCGAAGTACCTGGCCCGCATACCCGAACGGAAGGCCGAACTCAACTCACTGATGGGCAGGGTTGTGCCCGAGAGTATTCCGGCGGGAACGCAGTTCGTGCTCGACGAGCCGCCCACCGGCAGGCGCGCGCCGTTCGTGGCCCTGTTGAGCCGACGGTTCCGACTCGGCACGCTCACGATCTGGATCGGATTCATCGCAGCCTTCTTCATCGTCTACCTGATGAACAGCTGGCTTCCGATCCTGATGACCGACGTCGGTTTCGCGCTGAGCACCGCCGCCACCATCGGCTTGCTGCTGCAGGTCGGCGGAACGATCGGCAACATCGGAATCGGCTGGCTGATGGACCGATTCGGATTGCACCGCATCGTGGCGATCGGGATGGGATGCGCCGGCGTGCTGCTGGCACTCATCGCGGTGGCTCCGCAGCAGGTCGTGGTCATCGGCGTCCTGATCTTCGTGCTGGGCATGTTCACGAACTCCGTGGCCACCGGGTTCCCCATCCTGTCGGCGGCGTTCTATCCGACCGCGATCCGGGCCACCGGCACCAGTTGGGCCACCGGCGTCGCCCGGTTCGGCGCCATCGCAGGTGCGGCGGCCGGAACGGTGCTCGTCGCGTTCGGCATGCACTATCAGCAGGTGTTCCTCGCCCTGCTGATCCCGGTGGCGGTCTGCATCGCGGCGGTCGTCGCCAAGGGCCGGTGCGCACGCACCGCCGGTGGGGTGCACCTGCCGTCCCCGCGGTCCACCGAGGCGCAACTGCCCGCGTGA
- a CDS encoding SDR family NAD(P)-dependent oxidoreductase codes for MRLVGKIALITGAANGMGCATAETFSREGAVVVIADVDDEEGSRVTKQIRTAGGTADYIHLDVTDETAWTVAIDAVLGRHERLDILVNNAGISGTFDPDLTSTEFFDRLIAVNARGVFLGMKHGAAAMKPTGGGSIVNLSSISAHIGQLGVHLGYGASKAAVKAMTTTAAVHYAGDGIRVNAVAPGMLPPMRTSRGSADPAWRAKQIDGVPLRREGKVQEVADAVLFLASDEASYVTGTELMVDGGLTAV; via the coding sequence ATGCGTCTAGTGGGCAAGATCGCCCTCATCACCGGCGCTGCCAACGGAATGGGCTGCGCCACCGCCGAGACCTTCAGCCGGGAGGGTGCCGTCGTCGTCATCGCCGACGTGGACGACGAGGAAGGTAGCCGGGTCACCAAGCAGATCAGGACCGCCGGTGGCACAGCGGATTACATTCACCTCGACGTCACCGACGAGACGGCGTGGACCGTGGCGATCGACGCCGTCCTCGGCAGGCATGAACGCCTCGACATCCTGGTGAACAACGCCGGGATCAGCGGCACGTTCGATCCCGACCTCACCAGCACCGAGTTCTTCGACCGGCTGATCGCGGTGAACGCGCGCGGCGTGTTCCTCGGTATGAAGCACGGCGCTGCCGCGATGAAGCCCACCGGCGGCGGGTCCATCGTCAACCTTTCCTCGATCTCGGCGCACATCGGCCAACTCGGCGTGCACCTCGGCTACGGTGCCTCCAAGGCGGCCGTGAAGGCGATGACGACAACGGCGGCAGTGCATTACGCCGGCGACGGCATCCGCGTCAACGCGGTCGCGCCTGGCATGCTGCCACCGATGCGGACCTCGCGCGGGTCTGCCGATCCGGCATGGCGGGCCAAGCAGATCGACGGGGTGCCGTTGAGACGGGAGGGCAAAGTGCAGGAAGTTGCCGACGCGGTCCTGTTCCTGGCCAGCGACGAGGCCTCGTATGTGACCGGCACCGAACTCATGGTCGACGGCGGCCTGACGGCCGTCTGA
- a CDS encoding alpha/beta fold hydrolase, with the protein MLHDPIRTATVNDVELAYRVIGDGAEPIVLLHGWPQTGQCWRKVARPLAERYTVIVPDLRGYGASGLASSGYDKRTTAGDLSALLRQLGLDSTIVVGHDRGARVAHRWALDHPSEVSALALLDVLPTRVVMRSFDRHSAAQMWHWFFHLQPDLPELLVAGNAEAYLRYFLRGVLESGAVDEPAFRHYVDAYSDPAHLHATFEDYRAGFTSDLALDDADHARGLRLRCPLLLLWGAEGGLADADVLGIWREHHEDPAAVTGAPVPGGHYVPEEAPHAVLDALNHFLEKSPRKEPNPCV; encoded by the coding sequence ATGTTGCACGACCCGATCCGGACCGCGACCGTCAATGACGTCGAACTCGCGTACCGAGTCATCGGCGACGGCGCGGAACCGATCGTCCTGCTGCACGGCTGGCCTCAAACCGGTCAGTGCTGGCGCAAAGTCGCCCGCCCGCTTGCCGAGCGGTACACGGTCATCGTGCCCGATCTGCGTGGTTACGGCGCGTCAGGGCTTGCCTCATCCGGATACGACAAGCGGACCACCGCGGGCGATCTCAGCGCACTGCTGCGGCAGCTCGGCCTGGACAGCACCATCGTGGTGGGGCATGACCGCGGTGCACGGGTCGCGCACCGGTGGGCGCTCGACCATCCGTCGGAGGTCAGCGCACTCGCGCTGCTGGACGTGCTGCCGACCCGGGTCGTCATGCGGTCTTTCGACCGACATTCCGCGGCACAGATGTGGCACTGGTTCTTCCATCTGCAACCCGATCTCCCCGAACTGCTCGTGGCAGGCAACGCGGAGGCCTATCTGCGGTACTTCCTGCGTGGAGTGCTCGAATCCGGCGCCGTCGACGAGCCGGCCTTCCGGCATTACGTCGACGCCTATTCGGATCCGGCTCACCTGCACGCCACGTTCGAGGATTATCGCGCCGGGTTCACCTCCGACCTCGCACTCGACGATGCCGACCACGCGCGCGGGCTGCGGTTGCGGTGTCCCTTGCTGCTGTTGTGGGGCGCTGAGGGCGGTCTCGCCGACGCCGACGTGCTGGGCATCTGGCGTGAGCATCACGAAGATCCGGCGGCCGTCACCGGGGCACCCGTTCCCGGTGGACATTACGTGCCCGAAGAGGCACCGCACGCCGTGCTCGATGCCCTGAACCATTTCCTCGAAAAGTCACCACGAAAGGAGCCGAACCCATGCGTCTAG
- a CDS encoding IclR family transcriptional regulator produces the protein MAGNTSVPGATVGSRLLAVLDCFDVDHRELTLTGIAQRAELPLSTARRLITELTDWGGLERLPSGAYRIGVRLWQVGSLAPQARNLREAALPYMHDLFQATRENVQLAVLDGIEALCIEKITGHKAVPTVTHVGGRLPLHTTGVGKVLLAFSPRDLLETAVAHGLERSTIHSITEAGRLATALERVRHTGLAYSYEEMTLGAISVASPIIHAGRLSGAVSIVTHSGTSLDRLAPAVRTAALGISRSLL, from the coding sequence ATGGCAGGCAACACCAGCGTCCCCGGGGCGACGGTGGGAAGCCGACTGCTCGCGGTTCTCGACTGCTTCGACGTGGACCACCGCGAGCTCACGCTGACCGGGATCGCACAGCGCGCCGAGTTGCCACTGTCGACCGCACGCCGGCTCATCACCGAACTGACCGACTGGGGCGGTCTCGAACGGCTCCCCAGCGGGGCCTATCGGATCGGGGTCCGCCTGTGGCAGGTGGGTTCTCTTGCCCCACAGGCCCGTAATCTCCGTGAGGCGGCTCTGCCCTACATGCACGACCTGTTTCAGGCGACAAGGGAAAATGTGCAGTTGGCCGTCCTGGACGGCATCGAGGCGTTGTGCATCGAGAAGATCACCGGGCACAAGGCCGTGCCTACCGTCACGCACGTCGGAGGGCGGCTACCCCTGCACACGACCGGTGTCGGCAAGGTTCTCCTCGCATTCTCACCGCGTGATCTCCTCGAAACCGCTGTGGCTCACGGACTGGAGCGCAGCACCATCCACTCCATCACGGAAGCAGGCCGGCTGGCAACGGCGCTGGAACGCGTCCGCCACACCGGACTTGCCTACTCCTACGAGGAGATGACGCTCGGAGCGATCTCCGTGGCCAGCCCGATCATCCATGCGGGCAGGCTGTCGGGGGCCGTCAGTATCGTCACGCACTCGGGTACGTCGCTCGACAGGCTCGCCCCCGCGGTTCGCACCGCAGCGCTTGGCATCTCCCGCAGCCTGCTCTGA
- a CDS encoding DoxX family protein, with amino-acid sequence MNTALRHKAAKIIGLVSLPFSRRLRAVTPLAVRVVVGMVMIAHAGHFTPDEFGVILDQRLGLPLSTLVAWLVTLMLYIGGALFILGLFSRWVAIGFIGHMTLAVALIDVHEGLAPQSGGGMQIALLLLTGSLVILVSGPGPLSLDNVIGWDSGWSDKPSS; translated from the coding sequence GTGAACACAGCTCTGCGGCACAAGGCCGCGAAGATCATCGGCCTCGTATCCCTGCCCTTTTCACGTCGACTCCGAGCGGTCACCCCGTTGGCCGTGCGGGTGGTCGTCGGAATGGTGATGATCGCCCACGCGGGTCACTTCACGCCCGACGAGTTCGGCGTGATCCTTGATCAGCGGCTGGGCCTGCCGCTCAGCACCCTCGTCGCGTGGCTGGTCACGCTCATGCTCTACATCGGAGGTGCGCTGTTCATCCTGGGCTTGTTCTCCCGGTGGGTCGCCATTGGGTTCATCGGGCACATGACACTGGCCGTCGCGCTCATCGATGTCCACGAGGGGTTGGCGCCGCAGTCCGGTGGAGGCATGCAGATCGCGTTGCTGCTGTTGACGGGGTCGCTCGTGATCCTGGTGTCCGGCCCGGGCCCCTTGTCGCTCGACAATGTGATCGGCTGGGACTCCGGGTGGTCGGACAAACCGTCTTCGTGA
- a CDS encoding NAD-dependent succinate-semialdehyde dehydrogenase, with protein sequence MTVTIQPPYRSTNPATGEVLAEYDTATHDQVSAAITAAETAYRSWRTTPLDERIDVVRTVGKLLRERAEHFARLAQLEMGKKLGQGAGETRFSASIFQFYADRGADLLADEPIPTFTGGQAVIRRQPVGVLLGVMPWNFPVYQIARFAAPNLLLGNTLLLKHAESVPQCALAFAELMRDAGVPDGVYTNLFATFDQVATIIADPRVQGVSVTGSERAGAAIAGLAGQALKKCVLELGGSDPFIVLDGDPGELARTAWNFRMHNMGQACNSNKRIIVLEEIYDDFVAELVSAAEGFTGVEVAPLSSRAAAETIAAQVADAVDKGATLHTGGVLSEAPKAFYSPAVLTGVTPGMRAYTEELFGPVAVVYRVADEAEAITLANSTEFGLGASVFSSDTARAEAVARRLDAGMVNVNTPSGDGPDIPFGGIKRSGFGRELGTLGIDEFVNKQVYVVAD encoded by the coding sequence TTGACCGTCACCATCCAGCCGCCGTACCGCAGCACCAACCCGGCGACCGGCGAGGTTCTCGCTGAGTACGACACCGCCACCCACGATCAGGTCTCGGCGGCGATCACCGCCGCCGAGACGGCGTACCGATCCTGGCGCACAACGCCTTTGGACGAACGCATCGACGTGGTCCGGACCGTGGGGAAGCTGCTGCGCGAACGTGCCGAGCACTTCGCGAGGTTGGCGCAACTGGAGATGGGCAAGAAGCTCGGTCAAGGAGCCGGCGAGACCCGGTTCTCGGCATCGATTTTCCAGTTCTACGCCGACCGGGGCGCCGACCTGCTCGCCGATGAACCCATTCCAACGTTCACCGGCGGGCAGGCGGTCATCCGCCGCCAACCGGTCGGCGTCCTGCTCGGCGTCATGCCGTGGAACTTCCCGGTCTATCAGATCGCGCGCTTCGCGGCCCCCAACCTGCTGCTGGGAAACACTTTGTTGCTCAAGCATGCCGAGTCGGTTCCCCAGTGCGCGCTCGCATTCGCCGAGTTGATGCGCGACGCCGGTGTGCCCGACGGCGTGTACACCAATCTGTTCGCGACGTTCGATCAGGTTGCGACGATCATCGCCGACCCACGGGTGCAGGGGGTATCGGTCACCGGGTCGGAGCGGGCCGGCGCGGCCATCGCGGGATTGGCCGGACAGGCACTGAAAAAGTGCGTGCTCGAGCTGGGCGGATCGGATCCGTTCATCGTGCTCGACGGAGATCCCGGAGAGCTCGCGCGCACGGCGTGGAACTTCCGCATGCACAACATGGGCCAGGCGTGTAACTCCAACAAGCGAATCATTGTCCTCGAGGAGATCTACGACGATTTCGTCGCCGAGTTGGTCTCGGCAGCAGAGGGGTTCACCGGTGTCGAGGTGGCCCCGCTGTCCTCACGCGCAGCCGCCGAGACCATCGCCGCGCAGGTCGCCGACGCGGTCGACAAGGGCGCGACGCTGCACACCGGTGGCGTGCTGTCCGAGGCACCGAAGGCGTTCTACTCGCCTGCGGTGCTGACCGGCGTGACACCGGGCATGCGCGCCTACACCGAGGAACTGTTCGGCCCCGTGGCTGTCGTCTACCGCGTCGCCGACGAAGCGGAGGCGATCACGCTCGCCAACTCCACGGAGTTCGGGCTCGGCGCCTCGGTTTTCAGCTCCGACACCGCCAGGGCCGAAGCCGTGGCACGGCGCCTCGATGCCGGCATGGTCAACGTCAACACCCCCTCCGGAGACGGTCCCGACATCCCGTTCGGCGGCATCAAGCGGTCCGGCTTCGGCCGTGAACTCGGCACGCTCGGCATCGACGAATTCGTCAACAAGCAGGTCTACGTCGTCGCGGATTGA